In the genome of Paenibacillus pabuli, one region contains:
- a CDS encoding SUKH-4 family immunity protein, giving the protein MDKPSKYVRYDQLLVESARLPEETEKLLLISGLPQLDLDDEDLLGIHFKPLTEQGIMRTRDDRKTLLPIGYEYDEASVILGLETDTGTLYRVDVQTGEYSLMNSNLSLFIEFLQRCAAFINEYSESYEPSVMTLEQAQAKLAAFRRGEIMPSQQTSSQSARGQALKNLHFLFAEKDPISVLNEETWWSVVLEQLEDELL; this is encoded by the coding sequence TTGGATAAACCATCGAAGTACGTCCGATATGATCAACTGCTTGTGGAGTCTGCTCGTTTGCCCGAGGAGACGGAGAAACTGTTATTGATATCGGGCTTGCCACAGCTTGATCTGGATGATGAGGACTTGCTCGGTATACATTTTAAACCTCTCACAGAACAAGGCATAATGCGGACTCGGGATGATCGCAAAACGTTGCTTCCTATTGGCTATGAGTATGACGAGGCGTCAGTTATATTGGGTCTGGAAACAGATACAGGTACGCTCTACAGGGTGGATGTGCAAACGGGAGAGTACAGCCTCATGAACTCCAACCTAAGCCTGTTTATCGAGTTTCTGCAAAGATGTGCCGCATTTATTAATGAGTATTCGGAGAGCTACGAGCCGAGTGTAATGACGCTTGAGCAAGCACAGGCGAAGCTGGCTGCTTTTCGCAGGGGTGAGATAATGCCTTCACAACAAACCTCTTCTCAATCGGCGAGAGGGCAAGCGCTAAAGAATCTTCATTTCTTGTTTGCGGAAAAGGACCCGATAAGTGTCTTGAATGAGGAGACATGGTGGAGTGTTGTACTTGAGCAGCTGGAGGATGAGCTTTTATAG
- a CDS encoding FtsW/RodA/SpoVE family cell cycle protein, which translates to MLHKFKKIDYSIVFILLILMAISILSIYSTTFGRPKWEAYPQKAVIFYIIGFIVFFGMSMINYKLIIKNYLYIYGVGMILLILVMFIGKEYYGAQGWLSIFGLSLQPAELFKLCLIVFLSALLARKKNRPLFFGRDVIPISLCVLPPLLLVLLQNDLGNALSYVVILIGLLWIGNIKFTHALIGFVIAVAALIGGTQAYIHYHDEIVKFLKDIGRSHWADRFDPWLVPDQTSRDVLWQTYNAKLAIGSGGISGKGYLEGTTIQSNRVPLAYADSIFVQIGEEFGFVGASVLLLLYFILIHRLVLIALECKDRAGPYLIVGIIAMLLYQIFVNIGPFIGLMPLTGITLPFISFGGTSLVLNMLSMGLVMSIKVHTEENEDILGSSEQPSITELVLKLFRRKSTQQEQ; encoded by the coding sequence ATGCTGCATAAATTCAAAAAAATAGACTATTCCATTGTTTTTATATTGCTCATTCTGATGGCTATTAGTATTTTGTCGATTTATAGTACAACCTTCGGCCGACCGAAGTGGGAGGCTTATCCCCAGAAAGCAGTAATTTTTTACATTATAGGTTTTATTGTGTTTTTCGGAATGTCCATGATTAACTACAAATTGATCATTAAAAATTACCTATACATTTATGGCGTGGGCATGATACTGCTTATTCTTGTTATGTTTATCGGTAAGGAGTACTACGGGGCTCAAGGATGGTTGTCCATATTTGGCCTGAGCTTACAGCCTGCCGAGCTGTTCAAACTATGTCTGATTGTCTTCTTGTCAGCGCTTCTGGCAAGGAAGAAAAATAGGCCGTTGTTTTTTGGACGAGATGTCATCCCGATCTCACTCTGTGTGCTTCCCCCGTTGCTGCTCGTCTTGCTTCAGAATGACTTGGGGAATGCGTTGAGTTATGTCGTTATCCTGATAGGGCTTCTCTGGATAGGCAATATCAAATTTACGCATGCCCTGATCGGTTTTGTTATAGCGGTGGCCGCTCTGATTGGTGGAACACAAGCCTATATTCATTACCATGATGAAATTGTAAAATTTCTGAAGGACATTGGTCGCTCTCATTGGGCAGATCGTTTCGACCCCTGGCTCGTACCTGATCAGACGTCAAGAGACGTGCTCTGGCAGACCTACAATGCCAAGTTGGCTATAGGCTCTGGAGGTATTAGCGGTAAAGGATACTTGGAAGGTACCACGATTCAGTCGAATCGGGTGCCGCTGGCCTATGCGGATTCGATCTTTGTGCAGATTGGTGAAGAGTTTGGTTTTGTTGGAGCATCGGTGCTGCTGCTGCTCTACTTTATCTTGATTCACAGGCTGGTGCTGATTGCACTGGAATGTAAGGATAGGGCAGGGCCATATCTGATTGTCGGTATTATAGCGATGCTGCTCTACCAGATCTTTGTCAATATTGGTCCGTTCATTGGTCTGATGCCGCTGACGGGGATTACACTGCCGTTTATCAGTTTCGGGGGAACCTCGCTTGTTCTCAACATGCTTAGTATGGGACTTGTGATGAGTATCAAAGTGCATACAGAAGAGAACGAGGATATTCTTGGTTCATCAGAACAGCCAAGCATTACGGAACTGGTATTGAAACTATTTAGACGCAAATCAACACAGCAGGAGCAATAG
- a CDS encoding glycosyltransferase: MNASEIGWILLNCVLGVQLTFAIWNVSCLPKVRAFNADGLKDRDMLVSVLIPARNEKLHIQGCLESVLASDTSGFRMEVLVLDDRSEDETAAIIQTIANRDPRVRLLHGAELPAGWMGKSHACHRLVQEAKGEWFMFVDADVRLEPAAIRQTIAAGCAQGGGLVTGFPYQVTKTWMEKLVVPMMAFTIISHLPIFMIRRSSHPMFVAATGAFLLIHRSSYKASGGHAAIQADLVDDMSLAKAVKRAGHPVMLADVHDVTNTRMYQNGAEVWNGYKKNMYEGMGRKDVLLLGMMLMYTLMYIVPPLGLIVGLVSGNATSIIYGLVGTVLGMAVKRVSDHAGGQPWWLALLQPISMACVIAIGVASWQAGRSGKGYVWKGRRYS, from the coding sequence ATGAATGCATCTGAAATAGGATGGATCTTACTGAATTGTGTATTGGGCGTTCAGTTGACGTTTGCGATATGGAACGTCTCCTGTCTGCCCAAAGTGCGTGCATTCAACGCAGACGGATTGAAGGACAGGGATATGCTGGTCTCCGTGCTAATTCCTGCCCGCAACGAGAAATTGCACATCCAGGGATGCCTGGAGAGTGTGCTTGCCAGCGATACATCCGGATTTCGAATGGAAGTACTCGTGCTGGATGATCGCTCCGAGGATGAGACCGCAGCCATAATCCAGACGATTGCCAATCGCGATCCACGTGTGCGTCTGCTGCATGGCGCGGAACTGCCCGCAGGCTGGATGGGGAAATCTCATGCCTGTCACCGATTGGTGCAGGAGGCCAAGGGTGAATGGTTCATGTTCGTGGATGCCGATGTGCGTCTGGAACCTGCTGCCATCCGGCAAACGATTGCTGCGGGGTGCGCGCAAGGTGGCGGCCTCGTCACAGGATTCCCCTATCAGGTGACGAAGACCTGGATGGAAAAGCTCGTTGTGCCCATGATGGCATTCACCATCATCAGCCATCTCCCCATTTTCATGATACGCAGATCATCCCATCCGATGTTTGTAGCCGCTACAGGGGCGTTTCTGCTCATTCATCGTTCCAGTTATAAGGCCTCTGGCGGGCATGCTGCAATCCAGGCTGATCTGGTCGATGACATGAGTCTGGCTAAGGCGGTTAAACGTGCGGGGCATCCAGTCATGCTGGCCGATGTTCATGACGTGACAAATACGAGAATGTACCAGAATGGTGCAGAAGTGTGGAACGGGTATAAGAAAAACATGTATGAAGGCATGGGGCGCAAAGATGTGCTGCTGTTAGGCATGATGCTGATGTATACACTGATGTATATTGTGCCTCCCCTTGGTCTGATTGTCGGTTTGGTGTCGGGTAATGCTACGTCCATTATCTATGGTCTTGTGGGAACCGTGCTCGGCATGGCAGTCAAAAGGGTATCGGATCATGCGGGAGGGCAGCCCTGGTGGCTTGCTTTGCTGCAGCCGATCAGCATGGCCTGTGTTATTGCAATCGGCGTAGCCTCGTGGCAAGCAGGGCGTTCCGGTAAGGGGTATGTGTGGAAAGGTAGGCGGTACAGTTGA
- the ychF gene encoding redox-regulated ATPase YchF → MALKAGIVGLPNVGKSTLFNAITQAGAESANYPFCTIDPNVGIVEVPDERLDKLTELVVPKKTVPTAFEFVDIAGLVRGASKGEGLGNKFLAHIREVDAIVHVVRCFVDENITHVDGKIDPVSDIQTINLELILADIESVEKKIDRSKKNMKGGNKSAAQEVEVLEKVKAVLYEDKPARSMELTDEERLIVRDLHLLTLKPVLYAANVAEDEIGDVANNAYVQKVREFAAAENAEVVPISAKVEEEISELEGEDKQMFLEELGIEDSGLNLLIKAAYKLLGLYTYFTAGVQEVRAWTIRKGTKAPGAAGVIHTDFERGFIRAEVVSYDDLVAAGSMNGAKERGQLRLEGKEYVVNDGDVMHFRFNV, encoded by the coding sequence ATGGCTTTGAAAGCTGGAATCGTGGGCCTGCCTAACGTTGGTAAATCCACACTGTTTAACGCAATTACACAAGCTGGTGCCGAATCGGCAAACTATCCGTTCTGTACGATTGACCCTAACGTGGGGATCGTAGAAGTACCGGACGAGCGTTTGGACAAATTGACAGAACTCGTTGTACCGAAAAAAACGGTACCAACGGCGTTTGAATTTGTAGATATTGCAGGTCTTGTTCGTGGTGCGAGCAAAGGTGAAGGTCTGGGTAACAAGTTCCTTGCCCACATTCGTGAAGTAGACGCGATTGTACACGTGGTACGCTGCTTTGTAGACGAGAACATCACACACGTCGATGGCAAAATTGACCCGGTAAGCGACATCCAAACGATCAATCTGGAGCTGATCTTGGCCGATATCGAGAGTGTTGAGAAAAAAATTGATCGCTCCAAGAAAAACATGAAGGGCGGCAACAAGTCAGCTGCTCAGGAAGTGGAAGTACTGGAGAAAGTGAAGGCTGTTCTGTACGAAGACAAGCCGGCACGCAGCATGGAGCTTACAGATGAAGAGCGTCTGATCGTACGCGATCTGCACTTGCTTACCTTGAAGCCTGTTCTGTACGCAGCCAATGTAGCTGAAGACGAAATCGGCGATGTGGCGAACAATGCTTATGTGCAAAAAGTAAGAGAGTTCGCAGCTGCTGAAAATGCAGAAGTGGTACCGATTAGTGCAAAAGTGGAAGAAGAGATCTCGGAACTGGAAGGCGAAGATAAACAAATGTTCCTGGAAGAACTCGGTATCGAGGATTCCGGTCTGAACCTGTTGATCAAAGCTGCTTACAAATTGCTGGGTCTGTACACGTACTTCACAGCAGGCGTACAGGAGGTTCGTGCTTGGACGATCCGTAAGGGTACAAAAGCACCTGGCGCAGCGGGTGTCATTCACACCGACTTCGAGCGCGGATTCATCCGGGCAGAGGTTGTTTCCTACGACGATCTGGTTGCGGCCGGTTCCATGAACGGTGCAAAAGAACGTGGACAACTTCGTCTCGAAGGTAAAGAATATGTTGTCAATGACGGCGATGTTATGCATTTCCGCTTCAACGTTTAA
- the fni gene encoding type 2 isopentenyl-diphosphate Delta-isomerase — translation MNEQERAGERLLPEVATGERKLEHVRLCLEENVAGEGVTSGMERYAFRHNPLPELNFEEVSLETAFIGKKVRTPLLISSMTGGSKTTGAINERLARVANARGWALGVGSIRAAVEQPELASTFDVRRWAPDIPVIANLGAVQLNYGFNTADFQRAVEIAGADMLVLHLNSLQEVFQPEGNTDFSGLLHRIEDLCHQLHVPVGVKEVGFGIDGVTAQRLYEAGVAFIDVAGAGGTSWVQVEKFRNSNPVRRAAAEAFADWGIPTAECIQEVRAVNPEGAVIGSGGLYNGVDAAKALALGADLAGFGRSLLESAVASEEALDQRLEQVEFELRIVMFGIGAGRIEDLRGTPRLVERR, via the coding sequence ATGAATGAACAAGAGCGAGCCGGCGAACGGCTGCTTCCCGAGGTGGCTACGGGGGAACGGAAGCTGGAGCATGTGCGCCTCTGTCTTGAAGAGAATGTTGCAGGAGAAGGGGTAACCAGCGGAATGGAGCGGTATGCTTTTCGTCATAACCCGCTACCTGAATTGAATTTTGAAGAGGTAAGTCTGGAGACTGCGTTTATTGGTAAAAAGGTGCGTACACCCCTGCTCATCAGTTCGATGACGGGTGGAAGCAAAACAACGGGCGCCATCAATGAGCGGCTGGCCCGTGTGGCGAACGCCCGAGGCTGGGCGCTCGGCGTAGGTTCAATCCGGGCTGCCGTGGAACAGCCGGAACTGGCGAGTACCTTCGATGTGCGGCGCTGGGCACCGGACATCCCGGTTATTGCCAACCTCGGCGCGGTGCAGCTGAATTACGGCTTCAATACTGCTGATTTCCAGCGGGCAGTTGAGATTGCTGGCGCGGATATGCTGGTGCTGCATTTGAACAGTTTGCAGGAGGTTTTTCAGCCGGAAGGAAACACGGATTTCAGCGGGTTGCTTCATCGAATCGAGGATCTGTGCCATCAATTGCACGTGCCTGTTGGCGTGAAAGAAGTGGGTTTTGGGATCGACGGAGTGACGGCGCAGCGATTGTACGAAGCAGGTGTGGCTTTTATCGATGTAGCCGGAGCAGGTGGCACCAGTTGGGTGCAAGTAGAGAAGTTCCGGAATTCGAATCCGGTACGTCGTGCGGCAGCAGAAGCTTTTGCCGACTGGGGCATTCCGACAGCGGAGTGTATTCAGGAAGTGCGAGCGGTAAACCCGGAAGGGGCTGTGATTGGCAGCGGTGGGTTGTATAACGGTGTCGATGCGGCCAAAGCGCTGGCTCTTGGTGCGGATCTGGCCGGGTTCGGGCGATCTTTGCTGGAGTCTGCCGTCGCTTCCGAAGAAGCACTGGATCAACGGCTGGAGCAGGTTGAATTCGAGCTGCGTATCGTGATGTTTGGCATTGGGGCGGGGCGGATTGAGGATTTGCGAGGTACGCCACGTCTGGTGGAACGGCGTTAA
- a CDS encoding transcriptional regulator — protein MTLNQFSEISGINSGTLSGTLNGLRPIGMQQLDRLTAGMGLTEGYFYELYINECFVHTSPDWRRLGPFLYRCAELGKVDCMEEAVNLIMDNLSYAPLLFELAEQLYREGRLEAAKPLYRCVAESEKMQHSERLALSQYRLFTIGLSKDQMSNLALATQCEFFVDRLDEPYQLDGLNDLINVYASLRRWDKLLELGEKLKVKATIHYELQGNTKPKEVKKEILFYILYSYLVMGSACFYLEDYKTALDYITQYIDHSWVESPSQAEQIVMQQFQEWAEANRFMYMLRDGQLHVLPEYLEYISNKKNEVFPALCEIVVAANQFDLDIDYILYEYEAFVLYQEQGSRIGKISSQLTGDRYVRLLMGLSEYYLRKKDYEKGFKALLDGLFFSLEINSGLSMLKCVGIFEKYRRYASDTVTQQYQNLICEVQNFNEKKISFAYSGL, from the coding sequence ATGACACTCAATCAATTCTCTGAGATATCGGGAATTAACTCAGGAACGTTGAGTGGTACGCTGAACGGGCTGCGTCCCATAGGCATGCAGCAGTTGGATCGACTTACTGCCGGGATGGGTTTAACTGAGGGTTACTTCTATGAATTATACATAAATGAATGTTTTGTACATACAAGTCCGGATTGGCGAAGACTTGGGCCTTTTCTATACCGTTGTGCCGAACTCGGTAAGGTCGATTGTATGGAAGAAGCCGTTAATCTAATTATGGATAATCTTTCCTACGCACCCCTTTTATTCGAGTTGGCGGAACAGTTATATCGTGAAGGGAGGCTTGAAGCGGCCAAACCCCTATATCGTTGTGTGGCTGAAAGCGAGAAAATGCAGCATTCCGAACGATTGGCTCTAAGTCAGTATCGTTTGTTCACAATCGGGCTTTCCAAGGATCAGATGAGTAATCTTGCACTTGCTACGCAGTGTGAGTTTTTTGTAGATCGGCTTGACGAGCCATATCAGCTGGATGGTTTGAACGATCTGATTAATGTGTATGCTTCATTGCGCCGATGGGACAAGTTGTTGGAATTGGGCGAGAAACTGAAAGTGAAAGCAACTATTCATTATGAGTTGCAGGGCAACACCAAACCGAAAGAAGTAAAAAAAGAGATTTTGTTTTATATTTTGTACTCCTATTTAGTGATGGGAAGTGCCTGTTTTTATCTTGAGGATTACAAGACCGCTCTCGATTATATCACACAGTATATTGACCATAGTTGGGTGGAATCCCCTAGTCAAGCTGAACAAATTGTGATGCAGCAATTTCAGGAATGGGCTGAAGCGAATCGTTTTATGTATATGCTAAGAGATGGACAATTGCATGTACTACCCGAATATCTGGAGTATATTTCAAACAAAAAAAATGAAGTGTTTCCAGCTTTATGTGAGATTGTGGTTGCAGCTAATCAATTTGACTTGGATATTGATTATATTCTTTACGAATATGAAGCATTTGTGCTGTATCAGGAACAGGGCAGCCGAATTGGAAAGATTAGCAGTCAGCTTACAGGTGACCGCTACGTTCGTCTGTTAATGGGGTTAAGTGAGTATTATTTAAGGAAAAAAGACTATGAAAAAGGTTTCAAAGCGTTATTGGACGGTTTATTCTTTTCTCTTGAAATTAACAGTGGCTTATCTATGCTTAAATGTGTCGGAATATTTGAAAAATATCGAAGGTATGCGTCTGATACAGTGACTCAGCAGTACCAAAATCTGATCTGTGAGGTGCAAAATTTCAATGAGAAAAAAATTAGTTTCGCTTATAGTGGTTTGTAG
- the prfA gene encoding peptide chain release factor 1, with amino-acid sequence MFDKLQALADRYEKLSELLCDPDVASDNKKLREYSKEQSDLQPTYEAYNEYKQVSQDLEAAKEMQGEKLDDEMREMVKMEIDELSTRQKELDDLIRVLMLPKDPNDDKNVIVEIRGAAGGDEAALFAADLYRMYTRYADTQGWRVELMDVNTNDLGGFKEVVFLINGRGAYSKMKYESGAHRVQRIPTTESGGRIHTSTSTVAVMPEAEDFDIEIHDKDIRVDTFCSSGAGGQSVNTTKSAVRVTHVPTGIVATCQDGKSQNSNKEKALQVLRTRIFDMMRQEEEAKISSERKSKVGTGDRSERIRTYNFPQSRVTDHRIGLTMHKLDQIMNGEIADIVSALTIAEQTDMMDRGE; translated from the coding sequence ATGTTTGATAAATTACAGGCGTTAGCCGACCGTTACGAGAAACTCAGCGAGCTGCTGTGTGACCCGGATGTAGCGAGTGACAACAAAAAGCTGCGGGAATATTCCAAAGAACAATCCGATCTGCAGCCTACCTATGAAGCATACAATGAGTACAAACAGGTAAGCCAGGACCTCGAAGCTGCGAAAGAAATGCAGGGCGAGAAGCTGGATGACGAGATGCGTGAAATGGTCAAAATGGAAATTGATGAACTGAGCACTCGCCAGAAAGAACTGGACGATCTGATTCGTGTTCTCATGCTGCCCAAAGACCCGAATGATGATAAAAACGTCATTGTTGAAATTCGTGGTGCAGCTGGTGGGGATGAAGCGGCGCTGTTTGCAGCGGATCTCTATCGGATGTATACACGTTATGCTGATACCCAAGGCTGGCGCGTCGAACTGATGGACGTGAACACCAATGATCTGGGCGGATTCAAAGAGGTTGTATTCCTCATTAATGGACGCGGCGCATACAGCAAAATGAAATACGAAAGCGGCGCACACCGTGTGCAGCGTATTCCTACAACGGAATCTGGCGGCCGGATTCATACGTCTACTTCGACAGTAGCCGTTATGCCTGAAGCCGAAGATTTTGATATTGAAATCCATGATAAAGATATCCGTGTAGATACGTTCTGTTCCAGTGGTGCCGGCGGACAATCGGTTAATACCACGAAATCGGCTGTACGGGTAACTCACGTTCCAACGGGAATTGTGGCTACTTGTCAGGATGGTAAATCCCAAAACTCGAATAAGGAAAAAGCATTGCAGGTTCTGCGTACGCGTATCTTCGATATGATGCGTCAGGAAGAAGAAGCTAAAATTTCGAGTGAACGGAAGAGCAAAGTGGGTACAGGTGACCGCAGTGAGCGGATTCGTACCTATAATTTCCCGCAAAGCCGTGTTACGGATCACCGGATCGGATTGACGATGCACAAGCTGGATCAAATCATGAATGGTGAGATTGCTGATATCGTGTCTGCCCTGACGATTGCCGAGCAGACGGATATGATGGATAGAGGAGAATAA
- a CDS encoding aspartyl-phosphate phosphatase Spo0E family protein: MDCGELKLQIEAARKKLYQLKMDYGDLLHPHVIQQSMVLDDLINQYNQVKIKKPME, translated from the coding sequence ATGGATTGTGGTGAGCTTAAGTTGCAGATCGAAGCAGCGAGGAAAAAACTCTATCAACTTAAGATGGACTATGGAGATCTGCTTCATCCTCATGTTATACAGCAATCTATGGTCCTGGATGATCTAATTAATCAATACAATCAGGTTAAAATAAAAAAGCCGATGGAATAA
- the prmC gene encoding peptide chain release factor N(5)-glutamine methyltransferase — MTPEQSCREAFVEASSFLEKCGVYEPHNNARLLLEHVLGREGAEYYMMQPEPFPGELRSRWEDAVTRKAAGEPAQYIIGSQEFYGLPFEVTPAVLIPRPETELLVEAVLREADRVFPGGAPLAVDIGTGSGAIAVTMASQRPRWQVGAGDISAAALQVAARNAAANGVQIDFREGDLLAPFAGARVDILVSNPPYIPAADIAGLQPEVRDHEPRTALDGGPDGLAPYRIMLEQLALLPAPPQIIGFELGQGQAGDIAALLESAGYWPEIIVVPDLAGIERHVLGVRTSEQVTKM, encoded by the coding sequence ATGACGCCGGAACAGAGCTGTCGGGAAGCCTTCGTGGAGGCTTCCTCTTTTTTGGAGAAGTGCGGCGTGTACGAGCCGCACAACAATGCCCGGCTGCTGCTGGAACATGTACTCGGCCGCGAAGGGGCCGAGTACTATATGATGCAGCCGGAGCCCTTTCCCGGCGAGCTTCGCAGCCGCTGGGAAGACGCCGTCACGCGCAAGGCTGCGGGTGAGCCGGCGCAGTACATTATCGGCAGCCAGGAATTCTACGGGCTGCCGTTCGAGGTCACGCCGGCCGTGCTGATTCCGCGGCCGGAGACCGAGCTGCTGGTCGAGGCTGTGCTGCGCGAAGCCGACCGCGTGTTTCCCGGCGGCGCTCCGCTCGCCGTCGATATTGGCACGGGCAGCGGCGCCATCGCGGTGACGATGGCTTCGCAGCGCCCGCGCTGGCAGGTAGGCGCCGGAGATATCTCGGCGGCTGCCCTGCAAGTGGCCGCGCGGAACGCGGCAGCGAACGGGGTACAGATCGACTTCCGTGAAGGCGATCTGCTGGCCCCGTTCGCCGGGGCACGGGTGGACATCCTGGTGTCCAACCCGCCCTACATCCCGGCGGCGGATATCGCCGGGTTGCAGCCCGAGGTGCGCGATCATGAGCCGCGCACGGCACTGGACGGCGGCCCGGATGGGCTGGCGCCGTACCGCATCATGCTGGAGCAGCTCGCGCTGCTGCCTGCACCCCCGCAGATCATCGGTTTTGAGCTCGGCCAGGGTCAGGCCGGGGACATCGCAGCTCTGCTTGAATCGGCCGGATATTGGCCGGAAATTATCGTCGTGCCGGACCTTGCAGGCATTGAACGGCATGTACTGGGTGTTCGCACTTCGGAACAGGTGACGAAAATGTAA
- a CDS encoding GNAT family N-acetyltransferase, translated as MKLTRMNQEEYANFRVRSIKDFAEEKVEAGTWAAEEAQGLAEASYDKYLPEGLNTPGAYLYNLVHAVDGNVGYIWFNVTDNRRGKEAFLLDIVVEETHRGKGYGTETMEALEREASSLGVDRIGLHVFGHNVRASSLYRKMGYEVTDLTMYKEIKG; from the coding sequence ATGAAGCTAACTAGAATGAATCAAGAAGAATATGCAAATTTCCGTGTTCGCTCGATTAAAGATTTTGCAGAAGAGAAAGTGGAGGCGGGTACTTGGGCTGCGGAAGAGGCGCAGGGACTTGCGGAGGCATCCTACGATAAATATTTGCCGGAAGGGCTGAATACACCGGGTGCTTATCTATATAATCTGGTACATGCCGTTGACGGGAATGTGGGTTATATCTGGTTTAACGTTACGGATAATCGCCGTGGGAAAGAGGCATTTTTGCTCGATATTGTCGTTGAAGAAACGCACCGCGGTAAAGGCTATGGCACAGAGACGATGGAGGCACTTGAGAGGGAAGCCTCGAGCCTTGGGGTGGATCGCATTGGTCTGCATGTGTTTGGACATAATGTGCGGGCAAGCAGCCTTTATCGCAAGATGGGGTATGAGGTAACCGATCTGACGATGTACAAGGAAATTAAAGGGTAA
- a CDS encoding phytoene desaturase family protein, with protein MKGNVIIIGAGFGGLSCAIRLASQGVRVTILERQERVGGKLQQIERDGYHFDRGPSTITMPASFRSVFNHAGVVMEDYVQLYELEPRTRNSFADGTVVDLSGNRGWMKEQIAAYSPEDATRYDAFMDESAALYAEANHHFLGKLLLSPKDKYNLRMLRSLLRVRPTVKLDKLLRLYFQHPHTLAMFGRYATYVGSSPYQAPSIFAMMGHVEAEEGIYGVKGGTYQLIEAMTKLAQEKGVQIVTGIEVRQIVVRNGKVAGVDTDQGFREADQVIANGDVLSVNRLLLAPKYRKQMSDERIRKYEPSISGFVTLAGVRRQYESLLHHTVFFPERYEPEFDHIFRDRKMPADPTIYICYSGYSEAGMAPAGASNLFILVNAPYLSDAWHWDEQLDRYGELVLEKLAERGITGLKQSDVLIRYTPQHIERDTLAHRGSIYGISSNSVKQTFMRPGNQSKDVQGLWYVGGTTHPGGGTPIVTLSGQLVGAQLASEIVR; from the coding sequence TTGAAGGGTAACGTCATTATTATCGGAGCAGGATTTGGAGGTCTATCATGTGCCATTCGGCTAGCTTCGCAGGGCGTACGGGTCACCATTCTGGAACGACAGGAGCGGGTCGGTGGGAAGCTGCAGCAGATCGAGCGGGATGGATATCATTTTGACCGGGGGCCAAGTACGATCACGATGCCTGCAAGCTTCCGTTCGGTCTTCAATCATGCGGGTGTGGTGATGGAGGATTACGTGCAGCTATATGAGCTGGAACCGCGAACACGTAATAGTTTTGCAGATGGGACAGTGGTCGATTTATCCGGCAATCGTGGATGGATGAAGGAGCAAATAGCTGCCTACAGTCCGGAAGATGCGACACGTTATGATGCATTTATGGATGAGTCTGCTGCACTGTATGCGGAAGCCAATCATCACTTTCTTGGAAAGCTGCTGTTGTCGCCCAAGGATAAATATAATCTTCGAATGCTGCGCAGTCTGCTGCGCGTACGGCCTACAGTGAAGCTGGACAAGCTGCTGCGTTTGTATTTCCAGCACCCCCATACTCTTGCCATGTTTGGTCGGTACGCGACCTATGTGGGGTCATCGCCCTATCAGGCGCCATCGATCTTTGCCATGATGGGTCATGTGGAGGCAGAAGAAGGTATCTACGGGGTCAAGGGCGGAACCTATCAACTAATCGAAGCAATGACAAAACTTGCACAGGAAAAAGGGGTGCAGATCGTTACGGGCATCGAAGTCCGGCAAATTGTTGTCAGGAATGGTAAAGTAGCAGGCGTGGATACGGATCAGGGCTTCCGGGAAGCGGATCAGGTTATTGCCAATGGAGATGTGCTGAGCGTTAATCGTCTGCTGCTTGCGCCAAAATATCGTAAACAGATGAGTGATGAGCGAATTCGCAAGTATGAGCCGTCGATCTCCGGGTTTGTAACATTGGCTGGTGTGAGGAGGCAATATGAATCCCTTCTGCACCATACCGTCTTTTTCCCAGAGCGTTATGAGCCGGAGTTCGACCACATTTTCCGTGACCGAAAAATGCCTGCCGATCCCACGATCTACATCTGTTATTCGGGTTATTCCGAGGCAGGCATGGCTCCTGCGGGAGCCAGCAATCTGTTCATTCTGGTGAACGCTCCATATTTGTCTGACGCATGGCATTGGGATGAGCAGCTGGACCGTTATGGTGAGCTGGTGCTGGAGAAGCTGGCTGAGCGGGGAATTACGGGATTGAAGCAGTCGGATGTGTTAATTCGGTACACTCCCCAGCATATAGAACGGGATACACTCGCACATCGGGGGTCCATCTACGGCATCTCGTCCAATTCGGTGAAGCAGACCTTCATGCGTCCTGGCAACCAAAGCAAGGATGTACAAGGGCTATGGTACGTGGGTGGAACGACGCATCCGGGCGGCGGCACACCGATTGTGACATTATCCGGGCAGCTTGTTGGAGCGCAGCTTGCATCGGAAATCGTAAGGTAA